The Nocardioides panzhihuensis genome has a segment encoding these proteins:
- a CDS encoding tripartite tricarboxylate transporter permease produces MENFQLLMGGLESALTPMNLLYAAVGVLLGTFVGVLPGIGPAMAIALLLPVTYRLEPTSAFIMFAGLYYGGMYGGSTTSILLNTPGESASVMTALEGNRMARAGRGAQALATAAVGSFVAGTIGTILVAFFSPALADVAVDLGAPSYFALMVLALVMTTTVLGASALRGFAALFLGLTIGLVGLDLNTGQPRLTFGVTQLVDRLDIVVVAVGIFALGEALWVAAHLRRKPAHVIPVGRPWLSRDDWGRSWKPWLRGTAFGFPFGALPAGGAEIPTFLSYLTERKLSKRGDFGRGAIEGVAGPEAANNASAAGMFVPMLALGLPVTATAAVMLSALQGYGITPGPQLMTDHADLVWTLLASLLIGNTLLLVLNLPLAPLWARLLRIPRPQLYAGILFFACLGAYATNLDPFDIALLLVFGLLGLMMRRFGLPVLPLILGVILGPLMETKLREALTISGGDYAALLSEPLAVVIYVLIALFILARPLIARARAGAEESATPEDEKELANS; encoded by the coding sequence ATGGAGAACTTCCAACTGCTCATGGGTGGGCTCGAGTCCGCCCTGACCCCGATGAACCTGCTCTACGCCGCCGTCGGCGTGCTGCTGGGCACCTTCGTCGGCGTGCTGCCCGGCATCGGGCCGGCGATGGCCATCGCTCTGCTGCTTCCCGTGACGTACCGGCTGGAGCCGACCAGCGCGTTCATCATGTTCGCCGGCCTCTACTACGGAGGCATGTACGGCGGCTCCACGACCTCGATCCTGCTGAACACACCGGGGGAGTCCGCGTCGGTCATGACGGCGCTGGAGGGCAACCGGATGGCCAGAGCGGGGCGTGGCGCGCAGGCGCTGGCCACCGCCGCGGTCGGCTCGTTCGTCGCCGGCACCATCGGCACCATCCTGGTGGCCTTCTTCTCCCCGGCGCTGGCCGACGTGGCCGTCGACCTGGGCGCACCGTCGTACTTCGCACTGATGGTCCTGGCGCTGGTCATGACCACGACGGTGCTCGGCGCCTCGGCCCTGCGCGGGTTCGCCGCGCTGTTCCTCGGCCTGACCATCGGCCTGGTCGGTCTCGACCTCAACACCGGCCAGCCCCGGCTGACCTTCGGTGTCACCCAGCTCGTCGACCGGCTCGACATCGTGGTCGTCGCGGTCGGCATCTTCGCGCTCGGCGAGGCTCTGTGGGTGGCCGCCCACCTGCGCCGGAAGCCGGCGCACGTGATCCCGGTCGGCCGTCCCTGGCTCTCCCGCGACGACTGGGGACGCTCCTGGAAGCCGTGGCTGCGCGGCACCGCGTTCGGCTTCCCGTTCGGCGCGCTGCCGGCCGGTGGCGCCGAGATCCCGACCTTCCTCTCCTACCTGACCGAGCGGAAGCTCTCCAAGCGAGGCGACTTCGGTCGCGGCGCGATCGAGGGCGTGGCCGGGCCCGAGGCGGCCAACAACGCCTCGGCAGCCGGGATGTTCGTGCCGATGCTCGCCCTCGGCCTGCCGGTGACGGCCACGGCGGCGGTGATGCTCTCGGCGCTGCAGGGCTACGGGATCACGCCCGGCCCGCAGCTGATGACGGACCACGCCGACCTGGTGTGGACCCTGCTGGCAAGCCTGCTGATCGGCAACACGCTGCTGCTGGTGCTCAACCTGCCGCTGGCACCGCTGTGGGCGCGCCTGCTGCGGATCCCGCGACCCCAGCTCTACGCGGGCATCCTGTTCTTCGCCTGCCTCGGGGCGTACGCCACCAACCTGGACCCGTTCGACATCGCCCTGCTGCTCGTCTTCGGTCTGCTCGGGCTGATGATGCGCCGCTTCGGGCTGCCGGTGCTCCCGCTGATCCTGGGCGTCATCCTGGGCCCGCTGATGGAGACCAAGCTGCGCGAGGCGCTGACCATCTCGGGCGGTGACTACGCGGCGCTGCTGAGCGAGCCGCTCGCGGTGGTCATCTACGTTCTGATCGCACTGTTCATCCTGGCCCGGCCGCTCATCGCCCGGGCCCGGGCAGGGGCCGAGGAGTCGGCCACCCCCGAAGACGAGAAGGAGCTGGCGAACTCATGA
- a CDS encoding tripartite tricarboxylate transporter TctB family protein, producing MSVHDTQPAHPEGQPAEESPQRRVDLGQYGLAVLLVVIGIYTIIDAAGLEVGFADPVGPRVFPYVIGSGLVLVGALLTVATARGSQPEPEDGEDVDLSSSADWLTVLKLVAVLLFTVATVNLLGWAISGAVLFAGAAWSLGSRTLVRDVLVGLVLAIASWYAFYVGLGIPLTPGVLDGIL from the coding sequence GTGAGCGTCCACGACACCCAACCCGCCCACCCAGAGGGGCAGCCGGCCGAGGAGAGCCCGCAGCGCCGGGTCGACCTGGGCCAGTACGGCCTGGCCGTGCTCCTGGTCGTCATCGGGATCTACACGATCATCGACGCCGCCGGTCTCGAGGTCGGCTTCGCCGACCCGGTCGGCCCTCGTGTCTTCCCGTACGTCATCGGCTCCGGCCTCGTCCTGGTCGGTGCCCTGCTGACGGTCGCCACCGCCCGCGGCTCCCAGCCGGAGCCGGAGGACGGCGAGGACGTCGACCTGAGCTCGTCCGCCGACTGGCTGACCGTCCTCAAGCTGGTCGCCGTCCTGCTGTTCACGGTCGCGACCGTGAACCTGCTCGGCTGGGCGATCTCGGGCGCGGTGCTGTTCGCCGGCGCCGCCTGGTCCCTCGGCAGCCGCACGCTCGTTCGCGACGTGCTCGTCGGGCTCGTCCTGGCGATCGCCAGCTGGTACGCCTTCTACGTCGGTCTGGGCATCCCGCTCACCCCTGGCGTACTCGACGGGATCCTGTGA
- a CDS encoding Bug family tripartite tricarboxylate transporter substrate binding protein yields the protein MSTPTSPSPPRLPLPTQWRRAASIRRTRALAVVLVTCLLAAASACGVTRGEESRDLDMWIPNSPGGGYDQTGRAAVGVLDRENLSGGDIQVTNILGAGGSVAMSRLMSEEGNGNLLMTIGLGVVGSTYSFGVDARPQDATPIAQLIEEQEGVLVPADSPFKTIDDLVEAWRADPESVVVGGGSSPGGPDHLFPMQLAEAAGIEPKKVKYVTYDGGGPLTSALLGHKIEVGFSGLAEFEGQVEAGELRVLATSGDERATGVFADAPTLTESGIDLVFLNWRGVLAPPGISDKRRRELITLLTRMHDSKQWQQALKDNGWTDAFVTGDDFDDLLVEQDQRVASTLKELDLL from the coding sequence TTGTCGACGCCGACATCGCCGTCCCCGCCCCGGTTGCCGCTGCCTACGCAGTGGCGCCGGGCAGCGAGCATACGCCGCACCCGTGCCCTCGCCGTCGTGCTCGTCACCTGTCTGCTGGCCGCCGCGTCGGCCTGCGGCGTGACCCGCGGCGAGGAGTCGCGAGACCTCGACATGTGGATCCCGAACAGCCCGGGCGGCGGCTATGACCAGACCGGCCGGGCGGCCGTGGGTGTGCTCGACCGGGAGAACCTGTCCGGCGGGGACATCCAGGTCACCAACATCCTCGGCGCCGGCGGCTCCGTCGCGATGTCCCGCCTGATGAGCGAGGAGGGCAACGGCAACCTGCTCATGACGATCGGTCTGGGCGTGGTCGGCTCCACCTACTCCTTCGGCGTGGACGCCCGCCCTCAGGACGCCACCCCCATCGCCCAGCTCATCGAGGAGCAGGAGGGCGTGCTGGTCCCGGCGGACTCGCCGTTCAAGACCATCGACGATCTCGTCGAGGCCTGGCGTGCGGACCCCGAGTCCGTCGTCGTCGGCGGCGGCTCGTCGCCGGGTGGTCCCGACCACCTCTTCCCGATGCAGCTGGCCGAGGCGGCCGGCATCGAGCCGAAGAAGGTCAAGTACGTCACCTACGACGGCGGTGGCCCGCTCACCAGCGCGCTCCTCGGCCACAAGATCGAGGTCGGCTTCTCCGGACTCGCCGAGTTCGAGGGCCAGGTGGAGGCCGGTGAGCTTCGGGTCCTGGCCACCTCCGGCGACGAGCGCGCCACCGGCGTCTTCGCGGACGCGCCCACGCTGACCGAGAGCGGCATCGACCTGGTCTTCCTCAACTGGCGTGGTGTGCTCGCCCCGCCGGGGATCAGCGACAAGCGCCGCCGGGAGCTGATCACCCTGCTCACCCGCATGCACGACTCGAAGCAGTGGCAGCAGGCGCTGAAGGACAACGGCTGGACCGACGCCTTCGTCACCGGCGACGACTTCGACGACCTGCTGGTCGAGCAGGACCAGCGCGTCGCCTCGACCCTGAAGGAGCTGGATCTGCTGTGA
- a CDS encoding sensor histidine kinase — protein MWSRGARRHLSLAGQVLVLQLTVLLLVVVATSIVSLRQSDADFRDSREDRLRAAAESLAGIAAVQDGLTSTPDRQALAFYLQTRAADAGADTAYLTDLDGKVLVATDPTRVGETLDLGGRETSRAWSGDIDDAGSRAIAAQVPVYGGGSTGADAEAPRPVGVVVVTEDYPPLTERLARTWADALTVLLAGLALGVLGSWLLARLIKRRTRGLEPRDIAALADHREGLLRSIREGVLAVGADGRVSLMSDSARDLLGLTSDPTGRRLDELDLPAETLALLSGAEEVHDAPLVAGERVLVLNRNRVHHDGRPAGTVTTLRDRTELVALQSELNARESVTETLRAQTHEFSNQLHTITGLLELEEYAEVGRFVTGLTARRAALSDHITSRIDDPAVAALLIAKASLAAERRVSIELETSSALPRLTPDGSADVVTVLGNLVDNAVDAAAMVGPLDGRVGVRLTAEGETVTVRVSDTGGGVPAERLPEIFRRGFSTKPRDASGRGVGLALVQLVCRTRGGEVEVENSGSAQRPGAVFIATLPGAVPLAPPTTALEET, from the coding sequence TTGTGGTCACGAGGCGCACGCCGCCATCTGTCGCTGGCCGGCCAGGTGCTGGTGCTGCAGCTGACGGTGCTCCTGCTCGTCGTCGTGGCGACCAGCATCGTCTCGCTGCGGCAGAGCGACGCCGACTTCCGAGACTCCCGTGAGGACCGGCTGCGCGCGGCGGCGGAGAGCCTGGCCGGGATCGCGGCCGTGCAGGACGGGCTGACCAGCACACCCGACCGGCAGGCGCTGGCCTTCTACCTGCAGACGCGCGCAGCGGACGCGGGCGCCGACACCGCCTACCTCACCGACCTCGACGGCAAGGTCCTCGTCGCGACCGACCCCACCCGGGTCGGTGAGACGCTCGACCTCGGCGGGCGCGAGACGAGCCGGGCCTGGTCCGGCGACATCGACGACGCCGGGAGCCGCGCGATCGCCGCCCAGGTCCCGGTCTACGGCGGTGGCTCGACCGGTGCGGACGCCGAGGCACCGCGGCCGGTCGGCGTGGTCGTGGTGACCGAGGACTACCCGCCCCTGACCGAGCGGCTCGCCCGGACCTGGGCAGACGCCCTGACCGTGCTGCTGGCCGGTCTCGCGCTCGGCGTGCTGGGCTCGTGGCTGCTCGCCCGGCTGATCAAGCGGCGTACGCGGGGGCTGGAGCCGCGCGACATCGCCGCCCTGGCCGACCATCGCGAGGGCCTGCTGCGCTCGATCCGCGAGGGTGTGCTGGCCGTAGGGGCCGACGGCCGGGTCAGCCTGATGAGCGATAGTGCCCGAGACCTGCTCGGGCTGACCTCGGACCCGACCGGCCGCCGCCTCGACGAGCTCGACCTGCCCGCCGAGACCCTCGCCCTGCTCAGCGGGGCCGAGGAGGTGCACGACGCACCGCTGGTCGCCGGCGAGCGGGTGCTGGTGCTCAACCGCAACCGGGTCCACCACGACGGCCGCCCCGCCGGCACCGTCACCACCCTGCGCGACCGGACCGAGCTGGTGGCGCTGCAGAGCGAGCTCAACGCGCGCGAGAGCGTCACTGAGACGCTGCGGGCGCAGACCCACGAGTTCAGCAACCAGCTGCACACCATCACCGGGCTGCTGGAGCTGGAGGAGTACGCCGAGGTGGGCCGTTTCGTCACCGGCCTGACCGCCCGCCGGGCAGCGCTGAGCGACCACATCACCTCCCGGATCGACGACCCCGCGGTGGCCGCCCTGCTCATCGCCAAGGCCAGCCTCGCCGCCGAGCGGCGGGTGAGTATCGAGCTGGAGACGTCGAGCGCGCTGCCGCGGCTCACCCCCGACGGGTCCGCCGATGTGGTGACCGTCCTCGGCAACCTGGTCGACAACGCCGTCGACGCGGCGGCCATGGTGGGGCCCCTGGACGGCCGGGTCGGCGTACGCCTGACCGCCGAGGGCGAGACCGTGACCGTCCGGGTCTCCGACACCGGCGGCGGGGTGCCGGCCGAGCGGCTGCCCGAGATCTTCCGGCGAGGCTTCAGCACGAAGCCACGCGACGCCAGCGGCCGCGGGGTGGGGCTCGCGCTGGTGCAGCTGGTGTGCCGCACGCGCGGCGGCGAGGTCGAGGTGGAGAATAGCGGGTCGGCGCAGCGTCCCGGAGCCGTCTTCATCGCGACCCTGCCGGGCGCCGTCCCGCTCGCACCACCCACCACCGCCCTGGAGGAGACCTGA
- a CDS encoding response regulator: protein MPSTPELTVLVVEDDFMVASIHTRFVERVEGFRVVGVAATGSQALAETARLSPDVLLLDVHLPDFSGIELLRRLRGRGDDADVIVITAAREADTVRAAAAGGAAHYVVKPFPFEDLAARLDDVRRSREALARIGQRAERTDRTEHRDEVQAGIDEVFNHQGARETRERLPKGLSAETAQAVLAALQAAGELSATECADAIGVSRVSARRYLEHFASTGRIGVRLNYGTAGRPERRYRTGDA from the coding sequence ATGCCGTCCACACCTGAGCTCACCGTGCTCGTGGTCGAGGACGACTTCATGGTGGCCTCGATCCACACCCGTTTCGTCGAGCGCGTGGAGGGGTTCCGGGTCGTCGGCGTGGCCGCCACCGGCTCCCAGGCGCTGGCGGAGACCGCCCGCCTCTCCCCCGACGTGCTGCTGCTCGACGTGCACCTCCCCGACTTCAGCGGCATCGAGCTGCTACGCCGGCTGCGCGGACGCGGAGACGACGCCGACGTCATCGTCATCACCGCCGCCCGCGAGGCGGACACGGTGCGGGCGGCCGCTGCCGGCGGAGCAGCGCACTACGTGGTGAAGCCGTTCCCCTTCGAGGACCTGGCCGCCCGGCTCGACGACGTACGCCGCTCCCGCGAGGCGCTCGCCCGGATCGGGCAGCGCGCCGAGAGGACCGACAGGACCGAGCACCGTGACGAGGTCCAAGCCGGCATCGACGAGGTCTTCAACCACCAGGGCGCACGGGAGACTCGGGAACGGCTGCCGAAGGGGCTCAGCGCCGAGACCGCCCAGGCCGTCCTGGCCGCGCTGCAGGCCGCCGGCGAGCTCAGCGCCACCGAGTGCGCCGACGCGATCGGCGTCTCTCGGGTGAGCGCCCGCCGCTACCTCGAGCACTTCGCGAGCACGGGCCGGATCGGCGTACGGCTCAACTACGGCACCGCCGGGCGGCCAGAGCGCCGCTACCGCACGGGTGACGCGTGA
- a CDS encoding LacI family DNA-binding transcriptional regulator — translation MNETPAGRPTLETVARAAGASRATVSRVVNGSTTVRPDVAESIRRAIADLGYVPNPAARSLVTQRTDSIALILPESATRVFSDDAFFPGVIRGVGEALENADKQLVLLLASTQSSHDRILRYVHGRTVDGVVLASMHGADTLPDELRAAGVPVVTSGRPLGEATVPYIDVEHASGVEAAMKHLVGLGRRRIATIAGPRDMVAGRERLAGYLTGLQALPGAVSLVEEGDFMRQSGIDAMERLLERDPGIDAVFAASDLMADGALRTLRRLGRRVPDDVAVIGFDDVEAARFTDPPLTTVHQPIHEIGTRLAEQILRLVAGEEVEASVVLPTRLVIRESA, via the coding sequence ATGAACGAGACCCCGGCCGGCCGACCGACGCTGGAGACGGTGGCGCGGGCGGCCGGGGCCTCGCGAGCGACGGTCTCGCGCGTCGTCAACGGCTCCACGACCGTGCGCCCAGACGTCGCCGAGAGCATCCGCCGGGCCATCGCCGACCTCGGCTACGTGCCGAACCCGGCGGCGCGGAGCCTGGTGACGCAGCGTACGGACTCCATCGCCCTGATCCTGCCGGAGTCCGCAACCCGGGTCTTCTCCGACGACGCCTTCTTCCCTGGCGTGATCCGGGGTGTCGGGGAGGCGCTGGAGAATGCGGACAAGCAGCTGGTGCTGCTGCTCGCTTCGACGCAGTCGAGCCACGACCGGATCCTGCGCTACGTGCACGGGCGAACCGTCGACGGTGTCGTGCTGGCATCGATGCACGGGGCCGACACCCTGCCCGACGAACTGCGGGCAGCGGGCGTCCCGGTCGTCACCAGCGGGCGGCCGCTGGGCGAGGCCACCGTGCCGTACATCGACGTCGAGCACGCCAGCGGTGTGGAGGCGGCGATGAAGCACCTCGTCGGTCTCGGCCGGCGCCGGATCGCGACCATCGCCGGGCCGCGGGACATGGTCGCCGGGCGCGAGCGCTTGGCAGGCTACCTCACCGGTCTCCAAGCGTTGCCGGGTGCGGTGTCGCTGGTCGAGGAGGGCGACTTCATGCGCCAGTCCGGCATCGACGCGATGGAACGGCTGCTGGAGCGCGATCCCGGCATCGACGCCGTCTTCGCGGCCTCCGACCTGATGGCCGACGGCGCCCTGCGTACGCTGCGCAGGCTCGGCCGCCGAGTGCCCGACGACGTGGCGGTGATCGGGTTCGACGACGTCGAGGCGGCCCGGTTCACCGACCCGCCGCTGACGACGGTGCACCAGCCGATCCACGAGATCGGCACCCGACTCGCCGAACAGATCCTCCGCCTGGTGGCGGGGGAGGAGGTCGAGGCCTCGGTCGTGCTCCCGACGAGGCTGGTGATCCGCGAGTCCGCCTGA
- a CDS encoding glycoside hydrolase family 16 protein gives MRSLKALGAAVIAAGVVAVAIPLTSFGQASEASEPGTPAGWTKVWSDDFTGAAGSRINTNNWMYDIGHSYPGGAPNWGTGEIAYHSDSTQNVYQDGNGNLVIKPIRDGAGNWTSGRIETTRTDFQPPSGGVLRVEGRIQMPNVTGAAAQGIWPAFWMLGEPFRGNYWNWPGIGEIDIMENVNGANQVWGTLHCGTSPGGPCNETTGLGGTLQGCPGSTCQSSFHTYAMEWDRSTSPQQIRLYVDNTLYHTVRSDQVDATTWNNATNHGFFIILNVAIGGGWPGNPTSATASGVPMLVDYVAVYSKGGGSTEPTDPPAPGNRDAYSTIQAESYNAQSGTRTEATADTGGGQNVGYLSNGDWLRYDGVNFGSSAARTFSARVASGAPAGVSGVVEVRLDNVNNAPIGSFSVANTGGWQSWRTVPGSISGVTGTHTVFLRFTSGQPADFVNLNWFTFTR, from the coding sequence ATGAGAAGTCTCAAGGCATTAGGAGCTGCTGTGATCGCGGCCGGCGTGGTCGCGGTGGCGATCCCGCTGACATCGTTCGGGCAGGCGTCAGAGGCGTCGGAGCCGGGCACCCCGGCTGGCTGGACGAAGGTGTGGAGCGACGACTTCACCGGTGCGGCCGGGTCGCGGATCAACACCAACAACTGGATGTACGACATCGGCCACTCCTACCCCGGCGGTGCCCCCAACTGGGGCACAGGGGAGATCGCCTACCACAGCGACAGCACCCAGAACGTCTACCAGGACGGCAACGGCAACCTCGTCATCAAGCCGATCCGCGACGGCGCCGGCAACTGGACCTCCGGGCGCATCGAGACCACCCGTACCGACTTCCAGCCGCCCTCCGGCGGCGTGCTCCGAGTCGAGGGCCGCATCCAGATGCCGAACGTCACCGGCGCGGCGGCCCAGGGCATCTGGCCGGCGTTCTGGATGCTGGGAGAGCCCTTCCGCGGCAACTACTGGAACTGGCCGGGCATCGGCGAGATCGACATCATGGAGAACGTCAACGGTGCCAACCAGGTCTGGGGAACGCTGCACTGCGGCACCTCGCCCGGCGGCCCGTGCAACGAGACCACCGGCCTCGGCGGGACCCTCCAGGGCTGCCCGGGCTCGACCTGCCAGTCGTCGTTCCACACCTACGCGATGGAGTGGGACCGCAGCACCAGCCCGCAGCAGATCCGACTCTACGTCGACAACACGCTCTACCACACGGTCCGCTCGGACCAGGTCGACGCGACGACCTGGAACAACGCGACCAACCACGGCTTCTTCATCATCCTCAACGTCGCGATCGGTGGCGGGTGGCCCGGCAACCCGACCTCGGCGACCGCCTCCGGCGTGCCGATGCTGGTCGACTACGTCGCGGTCTACTCCAAGGGCGGCGGCAGCACCGAGCCGACCGACCCGCCCGCCCCGGGCAACCGGGACGCCTACTCGACCATCCAGGCGGAGTCCTACAACGCCCAGAGCGGCACGCGGACCGAGGCGACCGCCGACACCGGTGGCGGTCAGAACGTCGGCTACCTCAGCAACGGCGACTGGCTCCGCTACGACGGCGTGAACTTCGGCTCGAGCGCCGCCCGTACGTTCTCCGCCCGGGTCGCCTCCGGTGCGCCCGCGGGGGTCAGCGGCGTGGTAGAGGTACGCCTCGACAACGTGAACAACGCCCCGATCGGCAGCTTCTCGGTGGCGAACACGGGAGGCTGGCAGAGCTGGCGTACGGTCCCGGGCAGCATCAGCGGGGTGACCGGCACGCACACGGTGTTCCTGCGGTTCACGAGCGGCCAGCCGGCCGACTTCGTCAACCTCAACTGGTTCACGTTCACCCGGTGA
- a CDS encoding helix-turn-helix domain-containing protein, which translates to MSENSPAAETVDPAEAVETTETTETTEPAEPTEAAETAPSGEAPDADVDTDVDVDVVEVRRNGRLALVVALASLLVGLAFVLRGGIEGYLVGLILLAVAAVQGWTAWDSRMPLLLVDEQGVRLRFGQTWQGIPWSKIEAVEHTPRPEGIERFWKDGRIGVLLHDEDEVLDELSATARRQAMLTQRLYGLPFSLPLGLSTRVLGAGDDVTEAIAIVAADGVEVVEIDPALEATGPESDTDETAVEAGREADDELVVDDGDTAVRPPLSAQAGDTNPRLLRVLDEPDINAADVVDEAGQDQVDRDTQDETTPKTDPEPEVKSEAAVPLREPSTAVRVDVRYVPPEPQEAVAVHGANAFQSNPSQSRADVDADVEDEAFAVDLHDDDSELEGVRPLAEPDEQVEGLSIDGVDDQPTEQMSNQVPEIGAEIAAARRRLALDIDGLAEWTRIRPHVIEAIEVDDFGPCGGDFYARGHLRTLARVLGIEVAPLLRTYDEKHASGPVSARAVFEAELAHSAAIRPSRRMRGGPSWSVLVAAVMAVILVWSVARLVVDGTQGQPEAGAIQLDGSAGTDSPYGKSSPVPVTISAAGGGAHVVVRDSRGKVVFSGDLAFGESKELQVTPPLRVQTSDGSLKVAIGDGKANELGKTGEAAQRTYTAG; encoded by the coding sequence GTGAGCGAGAATTCACCGGCGGCCGAGACCGTCGACCCTGCTGAAGCAGTCGAGACAACCGAGACAACCGAGACAACCGAGCCGGCCGAACCAACCGAGGCAGCCGAGACGGCTCCGAGCGGCGAGGCTCCTGACGCCGATGTCGACACTGATGTCGACGTCGATGTCGTCGAGGTACGCCGCAACGGCCGCCTCGCACTGGTCGTGGCGCTCGCCTCCCTCCTGGTCGGCCTGGCCTTCGTGCTGCGCGGCGGCATCGAGGGCTATCTGGTCGGCCTGATCCTGCTTGCCGTCGCGGCGGTGCAGGGCTGGACGGCATGGGACTCCCGGATGCCGCTGCTGCTCGTGGACGAGCAGGGCGTTCGCCTCCGCTTCGGCCAGACCTGGCAGGGAATCCCGTGGTCGAAGATCGAGGCCGTCGAGCACACCCCGCGTCCCGAGGGGATCGAGCGGTTCTGGAAGGACGGTCGCATCGGCGTGCTGCTGCACGACGAGGACGAGGTGCTCGATGAGCTCTCCGCGACCGCCCGGCGCCAGGCGATGCTGACCCAGCGTCTCTACGGCCTGCCGTTCTCGCTCCCGCTCGGCCTCTCCACTCGTGTCCTCGGTGCCGGCGACGACGTCACCGAGGCCATCGCGATCGTGGCCGCCGACGGTGTCGAGGTCGTCGAGATCGACCCCGCGCTCGAGGCGACGGGACCGGAGTCGGATACCGACGAGACCGCCGTAGAGGCCGGTCGCGAGGCCGATGACGAGCTGGTCGTGGACGACGGCGACACCGCGGTCCGGCCGCCCCTCTCCGCGCAGGCCGGCGACACCAACCCCCGGCTGCTCCGGGTCTTGGACGAGCCTGATATCAATGCCGCGGACGTGGTGGACGAGGCGGGACAGGATCAGGTGGATCGGGACACACAGGACGAGACGACGCCGAAGACCGACCCCGAGCCCGAGGTGAAGTCCGAGGCGGCGGTGCCGCTGCGTGAGCCCTCGACCGCGGTCCGGGTGGACGTCCGCTACGTGCCGCCGGAGCCGCAGGAGGCGGTCGCCGTCCACGGCGCGAACGCGTTCCAGTCGAACCCTTCGCAGTCCCGTGCCGATGTCGACGCAGACGTCGAGGACGAGGCGTTCGCGGTCGATCTTCACGACGATGACTCCGAGCTCGAGGGCGTACGTCCGCTCGCCGAGCCCGACGAGCAGGTCGAAGGGCTCTCCATCGACGGCGTGGACGACCAGCCCACCGAGCAGATGTCGAACCAGGTCCCCGAGATCGGTGCCGAGATCGCCGCGGCCCGCCGCCGGCTCGCACTGGACATCGACGGCCTGGCTGAGTGGACCCGGATCCGGCCCCACGTGATCGAGGCGATCGAGGTCGACGACTTCGGCCCCTGCGGCGGCGACTTCTACGCCCGTGGCCACCTTCGCACGCTGGCGCGTGTCCTCGGGATCGAGGTGGCGCCGCTGCTGCGCACCTACGACGAGAAGCACGCTTCCGGCCCGGTGAGCGCGCGCGCCGTCTTCGAGGCCGAGCTCGCCCACAGCGCCGCGATCCGCCCGTCCCGGCGGATGCGGGGCGGTCCGTCCTGGTCGGTTCTCGTCGCGGCGGTGATGGCGGTCATCCTGGTCTGGTCGGTCGCCCGTCTGGTCGTGGACGGCACCCAGGGCCAGCCCGAGGCCGGGGCGATCCAGCTCGACGGCTCAGCCGGCACTGACAGCCCCTACGGCAAGTCCTCGCCCGTTCCGGTGACCATCTCCGCCGCCGGCGGCGGCGCCCACGTGGTCGTGCGCGACTCGCGCGGCAAGGTCGTCTTCAGCGGAGACCTCGCCTTCGGTGAGTCCAAGGAGCTCCAGGTCACCCCGCCGCTTCGGGTCCAGACCTCCGACGGTTCTCTCAAGGTCGCCATCGGCGACGGCAAGGCCAACGAGCTCGGCAAGACCGGCGAAGCGGCCCAGCGGACCTACACGGCCGGCTAG